From the genome of Denticeps clupeoides chromosome 4, fDenClu1.1, whole genome shotgun sequence, one region includes:
- the exoc3 gene encoding exocyst complex component 3 translates to MEETSKEAFDTAIQRVAGMLQRSDQLDKVEQYRRREARKKASVEARLKAAIQSQLDGVRTGLTQLHNALCDVKDIQNSLADVSKDWRQSINTIENLKDVKDAVVQHSQLASAVENLKNIFSVPEIVQDTQNLIEQAELLQAHRKLMDLECSRDDLMYEQYRMDSKNTHDMNLIGGYFGQVQSLSEELAKQLWMVLQRSSLTVRQDPTMLVSVVRIIEREEKIDKRMLDRQKQTGFIPPGRPKCWKKRMFQVLEGTVSTRIEGTQSETRDSNKMWLVRLLEITRKYVLDDLIVVKNMMAHCFPPHYNIFRVSFHLYHVALSTRVQELATDELLEANEIVSLLTWVLNTYKSVDMMGHPDLSSECDVNQLEPLLPQSVVDDLLGKYIQTFTSNITGWLRKALETDKKDWHKDTEPEADQDGYYQTTLPAIVFQMFEQNLQVAAQINEMFKEQVLMRCLVQMSQFLSRYRDEVIAYKDEHLKDRQLPQFYVQYMIAMINNCQTFKESINSLKRKYSPCMEPTQNDAAIERTLNEVAKEGCQFLLDEVFLDLEAHLNELMTRKWLTGSHAVDTICVTVADYFNDFSKIKKPYNQEMTSEAHRRVVVEYIKAVMQKRITFRNAEERKEGAERMIKEAEQFKFLFRKLSAGEDTDQLCDAIAALAEVFKLTDPSLLYLEVSTLVSKFPDIREEHIVALLGIRGDASRDMRQMIIETLNQNKPSVSSNSQPIFKDITVPTISMTAMTSMTVPKLLK, encoded by the exons ATGGAGGAGACCAGCAAGGAGGCGTTCGACACCGCCATACAGAGGGTGGCCGGGATGCTGCAGCGCTCGGACCAGCTGGACAAGGTGGAGCAGTACCGGCGCAGGGAAGCGCGGAAGAAGGCTTCCGTGGAGGCCCGCTTGAAG GCTGCCATCCAGTCTCAGCTAGATGGGGTTCGCACAGGCCTCACTCAGCTCCATAACGCCCTGTGTGACGTGAAGGACATTCAGAACTCCCTGGCGGACGTCAGCAAGGACTGGAGGCAGAGCATCAACACCATAGAAAATCTGAAAGATGTTAAAGATGCCGTCGTGCAGCACAGTCAGCTGGCTTCCGCCGTGGAGAACCTGAAGAACATCTTCTCTG TACCTGAGATTGTACAGGACACCCAGAACCTGATCGAGCAGGCCGAGCTGCTGCAGGCCCACCGCAAGCTGATGGACCTGGAGTGCTCTCGCGACGACCTGATGTACGAGCAGTACCGCATGGACAGCAAGAACACCCACGACATGAACCTGATCGGTGGCTACTTTGGCCAGGTTCAGAGTCTCTCGGAAGAACTGGCCAAGCAGCTGTGGATGGTGCTGCAGCGCTCCAGTCTGACCGTGCGGCAAGACCCGACTATGCTGGTCTCGGTGGTGCGCATCATCGAGCGAGAGGAGAAGATCGATAAGCGCATGCTGGACCGTCAGAAGCAGACCGGCTTCATCCCTCCGGGACGGCCCAAGTGTTGGAAGAAGCGCATGTTCCAG gtcctggagggcaccgtGAGCACGCGCATCGAAGGCACCCAGTCCGAGACGCGCGATTCCAACAAGATGTGGCTGGTGCGGCTGCTGGAGATCACCAGGAAGTACGTGCTGGACGACCTGATTGTGGTGAAGAACATGATGGCGCATTGTTTCCCTCCTCACTACAACATCTTCCGGGTGTCATTTCACCTGTACCACGTTGCCCTGTCCACGCGCGTACAGGAGCTCGCCACCGATGAACTGCTGGAGGCCAACGAAATTGTGTCACTCCTTACCTGGGTCCTCAACACGTATAAAAG CGTTGATATGATGGGCCATCCTGACCTAAGCTCGGAGTGTGATGTGAACCAGCTAGAGCCACTGCTCCCTCAGTCCGTGGTGGACGACCTTCTTGGCAAATACATCCAGACCTTTACA TCCAACATCACGGGCTGGCTGCGTAAAGCCCTGGAGACCGATAAGAAGGACTGGCACaaggacacagaaccagaggCTGACCAAGATGGCTACTATCAGACCACCCTCCCTGCCATTGTCTTTCAG ATGTTTGAACAGAATCTCCAGGTAGCGGCGCAAATCAACGAGATGTTTAAGGAACAGGTTCTGATGCGCTGTCTGGTACAGATGAGCCAGTTCCTCTCCAG GTACAGGGATGAAGTGATCGCCTATAAAGACGAGCACCTGAAAGATCGGCAGCTCCCTCAGTTCTACGTTCAGTACATGATTGCCATGATCAACAACTGTCAGACATTTAA AGAGTCTATTAACAGCCTGAAGAGGAAATACTCGCCGTGCATGGAGCCCACCCAAAACGACGCAGCCATTGAGAGGACACTGAATGAAGTGGCCAAAGAGGGCTGCCAGTTCTTGCTGGATGAGGTCTTTCTGGACCTAGAG GCTCATCTTAATGAACTGATGACCAGAAAATGGCTGACAGGCTCTCATGCAGTGGACACCATCTGTGTCACTGTAGCGGACTACTTTAATGACTTCTCCAAGATCAAGAAGCCTTACAACCAG GAGATGACCAGTGAGGCCCACAGGCGGGTGGTGGTGGAGTACATCAAAGCCGTCATGCAGAAGCGCATCACGTTCCGGAACGCCGAGGAGCGCAAGGAGGGAGCCGAGCGCATGATCAAGGAGGCCGAGCAGTTCAAGTTCCTGTTCAGGAAGCTGTCGGCT GGCGAGGACACTGACCAGCTGTGTGACGCCATTGCTGCGTTAGCCGAGGTCTTCAAGCTGACCGACCCGAGTCTGCTCTATTTGGAGGTCTCCACGCTGGTCTCCAAGTTCCCAGACATCAG AGAGGAGCACATAGTGGCCTTGCTTGGAATTCGGGGAGACGCCAGTCGCGACATGAGGCAGATGATCATCGAGACGCTCAACCAGAACAAGCCGTCCGTCTCCAGCAATTCCCAGCCAATATTCAAAGACATCACCGTGCCAACCATCTCCATGACGGCGATGACTTCCATGACTGTCCCCAAGCTGCTGAAATAA
- the zcchc2 gene encoding zinc finger CCHC domain-containing protein 2 isoform X2 — MLRMKLPMRAAEEGEAEAENRGRCFQARRSAPGPVPHLSQEAVFEWFGWHLSPAQRIEFMCGLLHMCQPFELRFLGSCLEDLARKDFYVLRDAEVRANSQSDLGLLVDVGDPVVRSKLLVCLSLLSSGNRECAGILFRTLSHIYSALDLENGGASPAAHGNSGRHHGPGRAEAGSLEQLALLFTMASLHPAFPFHQREAVRSQLDNVEAAISEWRRRRQDCEHLPDNKCQTPDHQCQSTEASRARVPRPSRSARNEVVHIEKIALKEMSVSRSGREYNFEVKWSDNSVSAVTKTHLELVDFLLKLPTEHCSEPFGKGIVTLLSHGDQHDPRELERTLKEKFLSMPQDLRHMWPVCRFFQSEAASRPRCSRCNATAATKHFQSSKHLKDCSENSSLEEDLDLEPYGVPGAWRRHSSKGLGSQNSKVHPWENRRSVHTEHNGDSDWRSQSPRHALRPEECGLHPEQASSREKWTSGKKIKGRPSAADRERGRRGDGHNRISGSSAAPIKQEVVCKGSGRDVDASAETSSESSYSMSSSPRHLRHRSLQSEEEDEQCQENEGQSDNSTQDTRVTAPQPGDSFGGKAVAMVNPLSQEQHPPLAASPLAAPSSVCAAQNGPPGSIPPRPKPISSQTSETPPSILHQPPHPPVDSPKTHVFLHPSTPLPGHGSPDTGPGQTPAPQVPPPPQPNPQLSGCNSCGCRGNCHQTPSFVVSPQQLARQMFSAAAATAAPLPFLHIPTLCNATFSPNQGHQNNGGQPQLFYPPAAFAAAPLLPAHTDHVLAAQAGFGLPQMAAFSRFYAPMFPSVGVVPAAGGGMKKAGSLVSCYNCGLSGHYAHDCKQPPGDAGQPGNPAKR; from the exons ATGCTCAGAATGAAGCTGCCCATGCGAGCGGCGGAGGAGGGAGAGGCTGAGGCGGAGAACCGCGGCCGCTGCTTCCAGGCGCGCCGCTCCGCTCCCGGCCCGGTCCCGCATCTGAGCCAGGAGGCGGTGTTCGAGTGGTTCGGCTGGCACCTGAGCCCGGCGCAGCGGATCGAGTTCATGTGCGGGCTGCTGCACATGTGCCAGCCGTTCGAGCTGCGCTTCCTCGGGTCGTGCCTGGAGGACCTGGCGCGGAAGGACTTCTACGTCCTGCGGGACGCCGAGGTCCGGGCGAACAGCCAGAGCGACCTGGGCCTCCTGGTGGACGTCGGCGACCCGGTGGTGCGCTCCAAGCTGCTGGTGTGCCTGTCCCTGCTGAGCTCGGGGAACCGCGAGTGCGCGGGGATCCTGTTCCGGACGCTCAGCCACATCTATTCCGCCCTCGACCTGGAGAACGGCGGGGCTTCCCCCGCCGCGCATGGGAATTCCGGGCGTCACCACGGGCCCGGCAGGGCGGAGGCGGGCTCCCTGGAGCAGCTCGCCCTGCTGTTCACCATGGCGTCCCTGCACCCGGCGTTCCCGTTCCACCAGCGGGAAGCGGTGCGGTCGCAGCTGGACAATGTCGAGGCTGCCATCTCGGAGTGGAGGCGCCGCCGCCAGGACTGCGAGCATCTCCCG GACAACAAATGTCAAACTCCAGACCACCAGTGTCAAAGCACTGAGGCTTCCAGAGCCCGGGTACCGCGCCCAAGCAGATCAGCCCGGAACGAAG TAGTGCACATTGAGAAGATCGCGCTGAAGGAAATGTCCGTGAGCCGGAGTGGGAGAGAGTACAATTTTGAG GTCAAGTGGTCTGATAACTCAGTCAGTGCCGTGACCAAAACTCACCTGGAACTGGTGGATTTCTTATTAAAG TTGCCTACGGAGCATTGCTCCGAGCCCTTCGGGAAGGGAATTGTGACACTGCTGAGCCACGGGGACCAACACGACCCACGGGAGCTGGAGAGGACACTCAA AGAGAAGTTCCTGTCCATGCCACAGGACTTGCGTCATATGTGGCCAGTCTGCAGGTTCTTCCAGTCAGAAGCTGCTTCTCGGCCTCGCTGCAGCCGCT GTAACGCAACGGCGGCAACCAAGCACTTCCAGTCCAGCAAGCACTTGAAAGACTGCTCCGAGAACTCCAGTCTCGAGGAAG ATCTGGACCTAGAGCCATATGGCGTCCCCGGTGCCTGGCGGAGGCACAGCAGCAAAGGTCTGGG GAGCCAGAATTCCAAGGTCCATCCATGGGAGAATCGCAGGAGCGTCCACACCGAGCACAATGGAGATTCTGACTGGAGGAGTCAGAGCCCTCGCCACGCCCTCAGACCTGAAGAATGCGGCCTCCATCCTGAGCAA GCCTCTTCTAGAGAGAAGTGGACCTCTGGGAAGAAGATCAAAGGGAGACCctcagcagcagacag ggaaAGGGGGAGAAGAGGAGATGGGCACAACAGGATTAGTGGATCTTCTGCAGCTCCTATTAAGCAGGAGGTCGTCTGTAAGG gCTCAGGCCGGGACGTGGATGCGTCCGCTGAGACTTCCTCTGAGAGCTCCTACTCCATGTCTTCAAGCCCCCGGCACCTGCGGCACAGGAGTCTGCAGAGCGAGGAAGAGGACGAACAATGCCAGG aAAATGAAGGACAATCAGACAACTCTACGCAAGACACAAGAGTGACGGCCCCTCAGCCTGGTGACTCTTTTGGTGGGAAGGCAGTTGCCATGGTCAACCCCCTCTCCCAAGAACAGCATCCACCTCTGGCTGCGAGTCCCTTGGCGGCTCCGTCCTCAGTCTGCGCAGCACAGAACGGACCCCCCGGGTCCATCCCGCCACGCCCGAAGCCAATCAGCAGCCAGACTTCTGAAACTCCGCCCTCTATCCTCCACCAACCGCCCCACCCCCCGGTAGACTCTCCCAAGACCCACGTGTTTCTCCACCCCTCCACCCCACTTCCTGGCCACGGGAGCCCCGACACCGGACCCGGCCAGACACCTGCCCCGCAGGTTCCTCCGCCCCCGCAGCCCAACCCCCAGCTGAGTGGCTGTAACAGCTGCGGTTGCCGTGGCAACTGCCACCAGACGCCCAGCTTCGTCGTGTCCCCACAGCAGCTGGCCCGGCAGATGTTCAGCGCCGCggccgccaccgccgccccacTCCCGTTTCTCCACATCCCCACGCTATGCAACGCCACGTTCTCACCGAACCAGGGCCACCAGAACAACGGGGGGCAGCCGCAGCTCTTCTACCCGCCCGCCGCTTTCGCCGCCGCCCCCCTGCTCCCGGCACACACCGACCACGTCCTGGCCGCGCAGGCCGGCTTCGGCCTGCCGCAGATGGCCGCCTTCAGCCGCTTCTACGCGCCCATGTTCCCGTCCGTGGGCGTGGTGCCAGCCGCGGGCGGCGGCATGAAGAAGGCCGGCAGCCTGGTCTCCTGCTACAACTGCGGCCTGAGCGGCCACTACGCCCACGACTGCAAGCAGCCGCCCGGCGACGCGGGCCAGCCGGGCAACCCCGCCAAGAGGTGA
- the zcchc2 gene encoding zinc finger CCHC domain-containing protein 2 isoform X1 — protein sequence MLRMKLPMRAAEEGEAEAENRGRCFQARRSAPGPVPHLSQEAVFEWFGWHLSPAQRIEFMCGLLHMCQPFELRFLGSCLEDLARKDFYVLRDAEVRANSQSDLGLLVDVGDPVVRSKLLVCLSLLSSGNRECAGILFRTLSHIYSALDLENGGASPAAHGNSGRHHGPGRAEAGSLEQLALLFTMASLHPAFPFHQREAVRSQLDNVEAAISEWRRRRQDCEHLPDNKCQTPDHQCQSTEASRARVPRPSRSARNEVVHIEKIALKEMSVSRSGREYNFEVKWSDNSVSAVTKTHLELVDFLLKLPTEHCSEPFGKGIVTLLSHGDQHDPRELERTLKEKFLSMPQDLRHMWPVCRFFQSEAASRPRCSRCNATAATKHFQSSKHLKDCSENSSLEEDLDLEPYGVPGAWRRHSSKGLGRSQNSKVHPWENRRSVHTEHNGDSDWRSQSPRHALRPEECGLHPEQASSREKWTSGKKIKGRPSAADRERGRRGDGHNRISGSSAAPIKQEVVCKGSGRDVDASAETSSESSYSMSSSPRHLRHRSLQSEEEDEQCQENEGQSDNSTQDTRVTAPQPGDSFGGKAVAMVNPLSQEQHPPLAASPLAAPSSVCAAQNGPPGSIPPRPKPISSQTSETPPSILHQPPHPPVDSPKTHVFLHPSTPLPGHGSPDTGPGQTPAPQVPPPPQPNPQLSGCNSCGCRGNCHQTPSFVVSPQQLARQMFSAAAATAAPLPFLHIPTLCNATFSPNQGHQNNGGQPQLFYPPAAFAAAPLLPAHTDHVLAAQAGFGLPQMAAFSRFYAPMFPSVGVVPAAGGGMKKAGSLVSCYNCGLSGHYAHDCKQPPGDAGQPGNPAKR from the exons ATGCTCAGAATGAAGCTGCCCATGCGAGCGGCGGAGGAGGGAGAGGCTGAGGCGGAGAACCGCGGCCGCTGCTTCCAGGCGCGCCGCTCCGCTCCCGGCCCGGTCCCGCATCTGAGCCAGGAGGCGGTGTTCGAGTGGTTCGGCTGGCACCTGAGCCCGGCGCAGCGGATCGAGTTCATGTGCGGGCTGCTGCACATGTGCCAGCCGTTCGAGCTGCGCTTCCTCGGGTCGTGCCTGGAGGACCTGGCGCGGAAGGACTTCTACGTCCTGCGGGACGCCGAGGTCCGGGCGAACAGCCAGAGCGACCTGGGCCTCCTGGTGGACGTCGGCGACCCGGTGGTGCGCTCCAAGCTGCTGGTGTGCCTGTCCCTGCTGAGCTCGGGGAACCGCGAGTGCGCGGGGATCCTGTTCCGGACGCTCAGCCACATCTATTCCGCCCTCGACCTGGAGAACGGCGGGGCTTCCCCCGCCGCGCATGGGAATTCCGGGCGTCACCACGGGCCCGGCAGGGCGGAGGCGGGCTCCCTGGAGCAGCTCGCCCTGCTGTTCACCATGGCGTCCCTGCACCCGGCGTTCCCGTTCCACCAGCGGGAAGCGGTGCGGTCGCAGCTGGACAATGTCGAGGCTGCCATCTCGGAGTGGAGGCGCCGCCGCCAGGACTGCGAGCATCTCCCG GACAACAAATGTCAAACTCCAGACCACCAGTGTCAAAGCACTGAGGCTTCCAGAGCCCGGGTACCGCGCCCAAGCAGATCAGCCCGGAACGAAG TAGTGCACATTGAGAAGATCGCGCTGAAGGAAATGTCCGTGAGCCGGAGTGGGAGAGAGTACAATTTTGAG GTCAAGTGGTCTGATAACTCAGTCAGTGCCGTGACCAAAACTCACCTGGAACTGGTGGATTTCTTATTAAAG TTGCCTACGGAGCATTGCTCCGAGCCCTTCGGGAAGGGAATTGTGACACTGCTGAGCCACGGGGACCAACACGACCCACGGGAGCTGGAGAGGACACTCAA AGAGAAGTTCCTGTCCATGCCACAGGACTTGCGTCATATGTGGCCAGTCTGCAGGTTCTTCCAGTCAGAAGCTGCTTCTCGGCCTCGCTGCAGCCGCT GTAACGCAACGGCGGCAACCAAGCACTTCCAGTCCAGCAAGCACTTGAAAGACTGCTCCGAGAACTCCAGTCTCGAGGAAG ATCTGGACCTAGAGCCATATGGCGTCCCCGGTGCCTGGCGGAGGCACAGCAGCAAAGGTCTGGG TAGGAGCCAGAATTCCAAGGTCCATCCATGGGAGAATCGCAGGAGCGTCCACACCGAGCACAATGGAGATTCTGACTGGAGGAGTCAGAGCCCTCGCCACGCCCTCAGACCTGAAGAATGCGGCCTCCATCCTGAGCAA GCCTCTTCTAGAGAGAAGTGGACCTCTGGGAAGAAGATCAAAGGGAGACCctcagcagcagacag ggaaAGGGGGAGAAGAGGAGATGGGCACAACAGGATTAGTGGATCTTCTGCAGCTCCTATTAAGCAGGAGGTCGTCTGTAAGG gCTCAGGCCGGGACGTGGATGCGTCCGCTGAGACTTCCTCTGAGAGCTCCTACTCCATGTCTTCAAGCCCCCGGCACCTGCGGCACAGGAGTCTGCAGAGCGAGGAAGAGGACGAACAATGCCAGG aAAATGAAGGACAATCAGACAACTCTACGCAAGACACAAGAGTGACGGCCCCTCAGCCTGGTGACTCTTTTGGTGGGAAGGCAGTTGCCATGGTCAACCCCCTCTCCCAAGAACAGCATCCACCTCTGGCTGCGAGTCCCTTGGCGGCTCCGTCCTCAGTCTGCGCAGCACAGAACGGACCCCCCGGGTCCATCCCGCCACGCCCGAAGCCAATCAGCAGCCAGACTTCTGAAACTCCGCCCTCTATCCTCCACCAACCGCCCCACCCCCCGGTAGACTCTCCCAAGACCCACGTGTTTCTCCACCCCTCCACCCCACTTCCTGGCCACGGGAGCCCCGACACCGGACCCGGCCAGACACCTGCCCCGCAGGTTCCTCCGCCCCCGCAGCCCAACCCCCAGCTGAGTGGCTGTAACAGCTGCGGTTGCCGTGGCAACTGCCACCAGACGCCCAGCTTCGTCGTGTCCCCACAGCAGCTGGCCCGGCAGATGTTCAGCGCCGCggccgccaccgccgccccacTCCCGTTTCTCCACATCCCCACGCTATGCAACGCCACGTTCTCACCGAACCAGGGCCACCAGAACAACGGGGGGCAGCCGCAGCTCTTCTACCCGCCCGCCGCTTTCGCCGCCGCCCCCCTGCTCCCGGCACACACCGACCACGTCCTGGCCGCGCAGGCCGGCTTCGGCCTGCCGCAGATGGCCGCCTTCAGCCGCTTCTACGCGCCCATGTTCCCGTCCGTGGGCGTGGTGCCAGCCGCGGGCGGCGGCATGAAGAAGGCCGGCAGCCTGGTCTCCTGCTACAACTGCGGCCTGAGCGGCCACTACGCCCACGACTGCAAGCAGCCGCCCGGCGACGCGGGCCAGCCGGGCAACCCCGCCAAGAGGTGA